Below is a genomic region from Sphingomonas sp. KR3-1.
CGTTCATCCTGCTGGGGGCGCTGCGCCACCACGAGCAGAGCTTCCAGCAGGTCGGCGTCAGCGCCTCGCTGGCGACGCTGTGCACGCTGACCGTGCTGACGCTGGTGCTGCCCAATTTCTCGTCCTCGGCCGGGCCCTTCTACGCCCCCTCGCAGCTCGCCTTTGTCGCGATCGTCTCGCTGCTGCTCTACCTCACCTTCGTGACGGTGCAGACGGTGCGGCACCGCGACTATTTCCTGCCGCCCGAGGAGGCGGCGGCCGACCCGGAGGCGCATGCCCCGGCGCCGACCGGGGGCCAGGCGCTGCTCTCCGGCGGCATCCTCATCGCCTGCCTGGTCGAGGTGGTGCTGCTCGCCAAGGCGCTGGCACCCGCTATCGAGGAGGGCGTCGCCGGGGCGGGCCTGCCGCATGCGGTGGTCGGCGTGGTGATCGCGGCGCTGGTGCTGCTGCCCGAGAGCGTGGCGGCGGTGCGCGCGGCGATGGCCGACCGGCTGCAGACCAGCCTCAACCTCGCATTGGGATCGGCGCTGGCGACGATCGGGCTGACCATCCCGGCGGTGGCGATGCTCTCGCTGGTCCAGGGCCTGCCGCTGGCGCTGGGGCTCGATTCGCGCGGGATCGTGCTGCTCTCGCTGACCCTGCTGGTGACGACCCAGTCGCTCGCCACGGCGCGGACCACGGTGCTGCAGGGCGTGGTGCACCTCGTCATCTTCGGGGTCTTCGTCTTCACCACTCTGGTCCCCTAGGCTCGCCAGGTTCGCGCCAACGTCGCGTCATAATAGTTGACTCAATCAACTGTTTCGCGGCAACCTTGCCCCATGGAACATGCCGTCGACCAATTCCGCGCCTTCAACCGGGCGCACACGCGCTTCGCCGCAGTGCTCGCTCCGCACTATATGGACACCGACATGGGCGTCGCCGAAGCGCGGCTGCTCTACGAGATCGCCAAACGCCAGCCGGTGCTGGCGAGCGAGCTTCAGGATCTGCTGGGACTGGACGCCGGCTATGTCAGCCGCGCGGTCAAGCGGTTCGAGGAGCGCGGCTGGGTCTCGCGCGGCCGCGACCCAAGCGACGCGCGCCAGCGGCCGATCGCGCTGCGGCCCGCCGGCCAGGCGGCGTTCGACGCGCTCGACGACGCGACCCGCGCGCACAATTTGCGCCAGCTCGACTCGCTCGGCCCAGGCGGCGGCGCGCTGCTCGGGCACCATCTCGATGCCGCGCGCGCGCTGATCGAGGGCGGCAGGGGCGACTGGCACATCCGCACCCTGGCGCCGGGAGACATGGGCGCGATCGCCAGCCGCCAGGCGCGCTTCTATGCCGAGCATTATGGCTGGGAGCGGCCGATGGAGCTGCTGCTCAACGACGTCACCACCGGCTTCCTGCGCGATTTCCAGCCCGGGCGCGAGCAATGCTGGGTGGCCGAGCGCGGCGGCGAGATGCTCGGATCGGTGATGCTCGCCGATGGCGGCGACGGCATCGCCAAGCTGCGCCTGCTGTTCGTGGAGGGCCATGCCCGCGGTCTCGGCATCGGCGACGCGCTGGTCCGCCGCTGCGTCGCATTCGCGCGCGACGCGGGCTATCGCCGGCTCGAGCTGTGGACGCACACGATCCTGACAAGCGCACGGCGCA
It encodes:
- a CDS encoding ionic transporter y4hA, with amino-acid sequence MHRLRHSLIWFPPLAGAASLFLGAGAIPPLLLGIVLIVTVLAAVHHAELIAHKLGEPFGTFLLALAVTVIEVGLILTLMLQGKAGAETLARDTVFSAVMIILNGLLGAFILLGALRHHEQSFQQVGVSASLATLCTLTVLTLVLPNFSSSAGPFYAPSQLAFVAIVSLLLYLTFVTVQTVRHRDYFLPPEEAAADPEAHAPAPTGGQALLSGGILIACLVEVVLLAKALAPAIEEGVAGAGLPHAVVGVVIAALVLLPESVAAVRAAMADRLQTSLNLALGSALATIGLTIPAVAMLSLVQGLPLALGLDSRGIVLLSLTLLVTTQSLATARTTVLQGVVHLVIFGVFVFTTLVP
- a CDS encoding helix-turn-helix domain-containing GNAT family N-acetyltransferase, yielding MEHAVDQFRAFNRAHTRFAAVLAPHYMDTDMGVAEARLLYEIAKRQPVLASELQDLLGLDAGYVSRAVKRFEERGWVSRGRDPSDARQRPIALRPAGQAAFDALDDATRAHNLRQLDSLGPGGGALLGHHLDAARALIEGGRGDWHIRTLAPGDMGAIASRQARFYAEHYGWERPMELLLNDVTTGFLRDFQPGREQCWVAERGGEMLGSVMLADGGDGIAKLRLLFVEGHARGLGIGDALVRRCVAFARDAGYRRLELWTHTILTSARRIYAAQGFELIDSALHKMFGEPVMGETWSLDLSRDAPPATP